The DNA segment atcatatcacatgTGACAAACTTTCTGCACACAAactatattttcttaatttgacCCACAGAGAAAAGTGCATTCTCTCGGAAGGGCGGTGCATGAGCATTATGTCCGTGTGAAGTGAGTGAGGAGGGGGCCACCTATATGCATGTGAAAAAGGGCAATCACAGATGGACTTGGGTCATGTCAGACTTGGTGGTGACCTGGTAGGGAATAAGTCTTGACCAATGAAGGAAAATGTGGTGATCTGTGATAAAGTTTCTGCACACATAGTACATTTTCTTAATTTGACCCATAGAGAAAAGTGCATTTTCTCGAAAGGGCGGTGCATGAACATCATGTCTGTGTTAAGTGAATGAGGAGGGGGCCACCTATATGCATGTGAACAAGCGCAATGACATATGGACTTAGGTCATGTCAGACTTGGTGGTGATCTGGTAGGGAATAAGTGGTGACCTATGAAGAAATATGTGGTGACTTGTGACAAAGTTTCTGCACACAGAGTACATTTTGGGAAGGGCACCCCTTCACCACTTGATCATTTTGACTCAATCCAATATTTCTAGTGTAAGCTAAAGTGCAACCCTTCACCACTGGATGAATTTTGTTCAAGCCATTAATTTTAGTGTGACCAAAAAGGCACCCCTTCACCATTGAATCATTTTTGGCTTAATCCAATATTTTTAGTGTAAGCTAGAGTGCACCCCTTCACAACTGGATCAATTTCGTTCAAGCTATTAATTTAGTGTGACTGAAAAGGCACCCCTTCACCACTGGACATGTTTAGCTCGACCGAAATTATTTAGTTCAAGCGAAAAAAACATCATTTCTTAAATACAAGTAATTTTGGCCTTTGGGTGTGATGTAAGTTGATTTTGAGATTCATTATACactttaagaacaaaatgagGAATGGACTAAAAGAAGACAAGGTGCAACACAATAAGGAGGCTTAAGAAAACATCAATGGAGTTCAATGCCTTCCAAATGATGAACCAAACTCATAGAACATGAGTGTCATTTCCTTACACAACAAAATAACGAATAAAAAACTAGAATAGAATGTGAAAATTGAAAGGAAAGCAATAACAACACATTAAACCGAATAAAAACACAATataaagcaaatgaaccgattgaaatgaagAATTAAGTGCAGAATTGAAAAGGAAAACACAAGAATAACCAGAACAATCAgtagaattgaagaacaagacaacacaacatattttggaattgaatggaatggagaaaaacagaattaaaagATGAATGATAGGAATAACTTATGTGAATGAAGCCATGGAAGGGATGAACACGTCACTTGGATGGtgattgatccaagataagggcaagatgtcgccacttgagagcttcccaaactcacaagataagactagtagAAGGAGAAACAATTCTCACAACTcacaatttgtgtatagtaacttttcttcaaattccaaatctgaatttacatgagcataacacctctatttataatgTAAGAGGGCTGAAATTaaagtgggaaaattcaaatgagaagcatttcaATTTGGCGCCTAATACATGTCACAAGGgaggtgtgacttggtttctttctttagcacctcctaaaactacacctatatcttctttttatgtcacatggaaggtgtgactcatctttgtacattagcaccccttatatttatatctacaccttcctTTTATGTTCTACTTAATTTCTACtctaaagaaattataaaaagataATCAATTTATGCTCATCTATTATGGCTTGTGCCCTTGCTCTTAATAATCTTTTGAGGCATGTTGGATGATGAAATCAtgtgttgggcttgggcctcagttTGGGCCTCCGTATTAAGAACACTAATAAGAAAAACTTCAAGTGTTGTGGTTCATGACCATTCCTTCTATTGATGAcatctttatttgcttgttgagatgacccttaaAGTATAACATCCTTtgtcatcttcatgtatttttgggTCACATCAGGGTGAAACCAAATTAGGTGTGTCAAGTGAAAATGCACCACTGCTAAGAGtactcaattttttaatttagaaatacCTTTTGCATTCTTAtttccaaaataaatatttgaataacGATTTTTCAAAGAAGAGAAAACATaacattttgtaaaaaatatatttttttgggaTAACCATGTTActttaatcttacaaaatataTTCAATACGGTCACAAAATTTTCATACAAACATATACAACCCACCCATTGCATATGGGTGACGAAACATCTACCACCATTGTTCAATAATACATAAGAAAATTGTACACGTGTAATTCATAAACTCCATCCTCAATACATTGTCGCATTTGTCAACATTTACTTAAGGCATTGTTTTTACCTGCAAAGGAATAAGAAAGATGACTTAAAAACATCTTGATGTATAACAAATTTAGTGAATAAGACATTGGAACAAGTTATAATAGAAATAATCGAATGACCTGAGGTGCACTTCAGTGGTGTGAACTAATCAAATTACTATCTAATGGTGTCAAGAGCGAAACaataatattagttattattacATATTATTCAGAGTTATACATCATTTGAAACAATTAAGTTCTTCCCACCTCATGCCCCTCCCCAACCAAGACGAACACTCACTTGACATTTCCAGAAACAGTTTCCCTGGGTTTGTGTAGGAAGTGTAATGTGAGTCACCACATCTTCCTACTAGGGTCACCACATAGTGTTACCCTCTAAGTTCAGTGAATTTTGTGCTTACTTAACACTGTCCTACTCTCATGGCCTCTGAAGAACTCATTTAACCCACTTTCTCCCTACCACATGCCCCATCCCAACCAACACGAACACTCACTTCCCatctccaaaaaaaaaattccctGGGTATGTGCAGGAAGtgtaatgtgggtcaccacatattcctacTAGGGTTACCACATACTGTCACCCtctaagttgagtgaatttgtGTGCTCACTTCACACTGTCCTACTCTCATGGCCTTTAAAGAACTCATTTAAcccactttctccccacctcATACCCCTCCCCAACCAAGACGAACACTCACTTgacattttcaaaaaaaaaagtttcccTGGGTGTGTGCAGGAAGtgtaatgtgggtcaccacatattcctacTAGAGTCACCACATACTATCACCCTCTAAATTCAGTGAATTTTTGTGCTCATTTCACATTGCTCTACACTCATGGCCTCTATATACCTCATTTaaatcactttcttcacacctCATGCCCCACCCCAACCAACACGAACACTCACTTCCTATTTCCAAATTTTTTTTCCTTGGGTATGTGCAGGAAGtgtaatgtgggtcaccacaAACTGTCACTCTTTAAGTTAAGTGAATTTTTGTGCTCACTTCACAGTCTCCTACTTTCATGGCCTCTAAAGAACTCATTTAACTAACTTTCTCCCCACCTCATGCCCCTCCTCAACCAAGACAAACACTCACTTGACATTTCCATGAAAATTTTCCTTGAGTCTGTGCAAGAAGTGTAATGTCGGTCACCACATATTCGTACTAGGGTCATAACATACTGTCACTCAATAAGTTGAGTGGATTTTGTGGTTAGTTCACACTGGACTACTATCATGGCCTATAAAGATCTCGTTTAAcccactttctccccacctcATGCCTTCTAGAACCAACACGAACACCCACTTAACAATTCCATAAAAAGTTTACTTGGGTTTGTGCAGGAAGTCTAATATaggtcaccacatattcctacTAGGGTTACCACATACTGTCACCCTCTAAGTTCAGTGAATTTTGTGCTTACTTAACATTGCCTTACACTATTAGCCTCTAAAAACCTTATTTAACTCACTTTCTCTCCACATCATGCCCCACTCAACCAAAATAGCTTTAGAAAATGTcttttttagagaaaaataatactaaaaaagCATACATAGTTACACAAACTAAGTAAACGAAAATATATACTCTTAACAATATATTCCACAAAAAAACAAGTCATGctccataaaaaaaacaaataataaacttAGACAACTATGACCGCATCAGATTTAAACACAGACTTTGACTCATACAAGTGTCAACACATGACAAATAACATGAATCATCCAATACAAAAGCACACAACATGAatgttttacttaaaaaaaatagaaaatgtatTATCATTTGTCACCAATCCCTAAACCCTAATCCCACTATAGAAGAGAAAGGGGAGAAGAAAACTTAATAAAAAGATGAAAGATGACGACAGGACGACAAAAATGTGAAGGAGAAGGTACATGTCACAGCAGCAATCCACTGAAGAATGAAGGTGAACAAAAACGGAACcaacgaaaaaaaaaaaaaacaccatggaaagagaaaaaaaagtgaagagATGTCGCAGTTTCTTAATCCTAATTTCTTTACATTTTAGCcgtaaaataaaatgttaagtCTATTGAACGCGAACCCCAcaactttaataaaataatattaactttgTCACAGTATACTGGACGATGGTTGTTCAAATATCAGGAATTTTTTTAACTAGTGCACGACaccttttaaaaataactttttttattcgAGTAACTTTTTCTTTAATCGATTTGATTTGATGGGACGGTGCATTACTGATAAACTTTGAAAATAAACAAACGGGCAAAGCTGAAAaagcaagaaagaaaaaaagcatTCATTTTTGCTTAGGTGTTGTTCAGGGATTGCAACCATGGCTGCAACAAAAGCTCCATCCAATGAGCAGGTTTACAAAGTTCCCCTCAAAGTTTTGGTGGACAGAAGTGAAAACAAAGTTGTGTTTGCTGAGGCAAGTAAAGATTTCGTTGACGTTCTACTGAGTTTCTTAGCATTGCCTTTAGGTACTATTGCAAGACTCGTTGCTAAGGAGTCAAACATTCCACCAGTGAAACTTGGCAGCCTGAGTTCATTGTATGAAAGTGTGTCAAATCTTGAAGAAGAGCATCTATGGACACCGACATGCAAAGAAATGCTTCTTCACCCAAGGAGTTCTATGGAATCTTATTACCAACACCTGAAACTCAACATCGACGACACTGACCCCACAAACTATTTCCTATGTGAAAACTTGGATTGTAGTAGAAAGCCAAGTGGGAGCCTTTTAAGCATTTTCAACAATCAAAGATGCAGTTGTGGAAAACTAATGAACAGAATAGTGTCCCCAGAAAATAATACTCTAGAAAATGGCTTTGTTAAGGAAACTGCTACTTTTATAATTTGTGACGATCTTTCTGTGTTGCCTAATATTCTTGTAACAAGTCTGAATCTGCTCCAGAAGCTTGGAATCAAAGACATGGATGCTATTGAGGAACAAACTGTGGATATCAGCAAGAGGGAGGTATGTGCTAAATAGCTAGGATATcgttttttatattcatttattgtTATTAGTTTTATTGCTTTTTCTCTCTGAttcattctttttattttgtataggTGGTTGATCTTCTAAAGTTGTCGATGATATCAAAGAGCCCTTTGACAGATTTTATCTTTGAGAAGAAACCACGAGTTGATGATTTCAACCCAATAAACGAATCCTGGTTTGAGAGAGGAGAAGAATCATCTGATGAAGGTAGAAGGATAGTTGTGAGGGCACtggtaagaaaatcaaataaaaagatTATGTTTACTGGTGCAGAGGAAGATTTTGCAGactttctttttagttttttgaCTTTACCTTTGGGTGGGGTGTTGCACATGTTGGAAGGAAATTCTTCTTTGGGCTGCATAGATAAATTACACAAAAGTATTTCCGAACTGAGTCCTGATCGATATTTAAGGTCACAGAGACTAAAAGAGGAATTAGCTAATCCTAAGTGTGCCACTCAATTCACCATCAGTGGTCAGATATTACCAATTGGCGAGGTATCCTTGCCTGTTTATTATTGCAATACTTTCTTTGATGGCGTAAGGCACACTTTCGCTCTTTCTACCTCAACCAGAACTCCTTATTATGACTATGACAAAAATGTTCGATTGGAGATTTTAGATGGAAAGTCCTCTATTGGGGATTTTTGGATTGGTAAAGGATTTGCCAAAGGACCATCAACGTTCATGGTGACAGATGATTTGGTTGTGACTCCAATGTCATCCATTTCTGCTGTTTCATATCTAAATAGGTCACAAGTCCCTCTCTCTGACTTGGAAGAAAGGGTCATTAGCGTTGGTGTGAAGGAGGTAAGACACGTTCTCTCATGCTGAGTTATCCATCACACACTATTGCTTGAATCAGATTACAATAGTATACTCATACCTGTTGGTTTCATGGTGCAGGGTTTGGCCATACTAAAAGCTTCCCTCACCTCAACATCTGCTTTATCAAACGCTCTACAACAATTCACAAAAATCAATGAGCTGGAGAATTTATCAACTATTTCTATCTTGTAAGGTGCTACAAAATAAGTACTTACTtacttttacttattttatgAGACtccttaaataattattaaatcttTCTTCTTTcagtataattttattgaatctGTCATTTTCAAAATATCTGATACTTTTCGGTTtgttataaaatttgaatactTAATATCAAGTATATATGAGtgtttttgtttaattaaatGATGGGGCTGAAGTCCAACAAAAAGTCTtacactattttttaaaataaacatttttttctatttccaaAATGAATAACCGTCAAACGATAGACGCTTTAGATAAGACAACTTTGCCAATacgattttgaaaatatttatatgcgaaatatgattttaaaatattttaatatattaaattttgaaaaaaaaaatcgtgGTATGGTATTTCCtcaatttaatgattttgtatgttatttcacatttttatcCACTTTTTGTGATATTGTGGTTAGTACATATTTGTTCTCCCACGCATATCTTCTTTGTACACTTTATCTTGGTAGCATGTATTGTATGGAATGTGTTGTCAATACTCAAATTGATTAAATTTGACGGTTGTAAAATAGATTAAAGGTACAACTATCTGACTTACAACTGTTACATGAATTGTAATTAGACCACTAATTTGATGTTGTCGATATGAAATCCACAAAAAAGAGTCAAACAATAGAAAATAACGTTATTAATTTGTTAGATTACTTATAAAGAATTTAGTTGTTAGAGGATGAAAAGGATAACCTGTTTCGGTTGCAATTGATCTAACGTTTTCTGGATTTCAACCATGCTTATCGCACTTGTGTTTGATCGATGAAAATCTTGAGTTCACCTACGATCAATATTTGTTATGTCATAATTAATATGAAGTTTTTTAATGTACaatattgaatgaaaaaaattaatagtaaCCTTTAGGCATTCGGTCCCACACCCAATAATGTAATAACGACATGCACTTTCGAATATTgtctttattataattaattttgtgatCCAATGCACGATACAAACACGCCAACAAAGTTGACCCCCAATTAAAGTTTCATACATTATTCAAGTTAGTTAATAACAGTAGATACATCAAATGAACCCGACTACCCGATGTGTTAGGCATCAATGAACTTCcaattaatttcaatatgtgTGCTCGTGCATGTTGTGCAATATTAATATTCGTTGCATCGTGTGGCAAGTCCTGAAAAGAACTATTCAATTAAGATATCTTGATTGTGTTTCCTTGAATTACAGTTTCTAGCGCCAAGGATTTGAACAATGTCTCTGAGAGATACCAAGTCACCACTACTAATGTCCATAACAGGTTCCCCATCAATTGGGAGCCCAAGTTGAACAACAATATCTTCTAAGGAGATTGTCGTCTCTTGGAGTGGCAGATGAAAGGTGTGCATTTCAATTCTCCACCTTTCGACTAATGTGATTTATGTCAATGTTGTTCAATGTCGGTATATGTCCAAACCCAacatattcaattaaatttcaGACTCGGTGATCAATTCTTTTGAAATGTTTGAGAACCCAAATGGAATGTCGTCTAGGCCTTCCATAAATCAGTCTTTCGTTCCCCTCCCATAAAGTCTTTGTCACATGTTTATGTTGCAACCACAAAAGGGATCAGATGGTAGTCGTACATTGGTTGTCATTGGTagctgaaaaaataaaaatatgaaagttctaaatttcttaaatatttagaCTTCTAAGttgacaaaataaatttaatacttCCTTGATGATATGGAAGACTAGACACTGGTACAAAACACAAGTTAAATTCTATCTCTTGAATCACAAGGAGGAGGCAACAATGAAGGAAATGATGGTATGCTTTTGTGAACTAACAAACCAATTTAAATGCAATCCAACACATTCAAACAACATATCCACGGTGTCATGCTTTCACAAGTGAATAGGAAACATTATTCAGAATCTCTATCAAAACACAACTTTCAAGCATAATGTAGTGTTTAATTCACCTATGATGTGGAGTAATTCGGTGCAACTTCAGTCAATATTCTCTCGTGAATCAAGTTATGTAGTGAAGGAAAGTACATGAAGAAAAAAGACAAAACAAGTGAAACAAAACAAGTGAAGGAGCGTACATAAAGAAAAATGTCAGTATGTTCAATTAAAGTtatctaaatttctattttttttaaatattaaaaaatgtctattaaaatatttaaaacgtatttgtatatattgtatacatttttttaattttatatattattatactagaatatttaaaataatacgatttcaatcatatatataatttttttaatttaatgtattaaaatattaaaaatgtatatGTTAGAAATTGTATTTAGCATatacaatttattatttttctctaaagTATTTACGATTGGGGCGATTTTGTCTTATCTAAAACATGCATGGATTTGtccattttaaaaatagaaaagaaattatccattttaaaaaaatcgaaacaaaattacactagtttaaaaaaaaaactctatttttaaataagcCTGGTCATAAAGCAAATAAAGTAAACGGTATGCCATTGCAtttaatacattaattttcttaaaatatatttattcttttctGTGCTACAATATTTTGTAAGTGTCTCTTGGATGTTCGTTAATTCACGTTGGTAATATATGCATAGAGCTCTTAAATACCTCCTTAAAAAATaacgtaattttttttattgtaatcaaaattaatttatttcagtgtttattcttttttcctttttcttaaaCTCTTCACCTCTCTATTTAATTTTAGCTTATAATGAATATccattaaaaacattttaaaaaatatgtacaCCTTAACACGATGAGAATACTTTATAATGTAATAAAACACCCACACGATAGAACAAGATAgttgtttaattttattcatgCTAAATAAACATAACTAACATTTTAAATATGATAGTTTAGTGATAAATTATCTATATACATATTCAtgatttcatatttaaaaacaaatcgGTCCTcgaatgttttttattatttaagtatttttcatcaagttaatatttaaaataacaagccgttaaaataattgataaaatgTTTTATCACAACTCTATTTTTTAGTAATGATTAATATAGTAACATGTTTTCAAATTTAGTTTTCATTAAGTTTGAGATTCACTACCGTATAATATAATTTCACTtctttaaaatagaaattaatgaaAGTTatgtgtttaaaaaaataactattgataattttaaaaaaaagatattgaGGTGCCTCTTTAAGAGGAATGTGAAAAAAAAGAGGTTATAACTGAAGTAAATAGAAGATGAAGAGTTTAAACAAAAGTatagtaaaaaaattgaaacaagcTTTAATTATAAtggaaatattatttaaatattcatgatttttgtaatattttgttaatTGAAAAGGTATATGGTAATGGGTAGCAAAACCAAACTTTTCCTTTTCAAAACCGTCTAAAAAGTAGAACAGGTGAATTATCATCTTCTTTTATCGGTAGCAGGTCAACCAAATCAAATATGAAGAGTTctaatttaaaacaataatgCTCTATAAGTAGAGTTTGGCAAAGCAGATGTGTGATTGTGAAGCCACAATGGTTGGAAATGCAACTCCATCAGGGGATCAAGATCACACAGTTTCCCTGAATGTTTTGGTacacaaagagaaaaataaagttGTGTTTGCTGAGGCAGGGAAAGATTTTGTGGATTTTCTACTCAGTTTCTTAACTTTGCCATTAGGGACTATTGCTAGACTGGTGGCGCAAGAGTCCAATGTACAACCACTGAAAGTTGGCAGTCTGAGCACATTGTATGAAAGTGTGTCACATCTTAAAGAAAATTTTCTATGGATTCAAAGGTGCAAGGAAATGTTACTGCAACCAAGGAACTCTATGGAAGATTATTGCCAAAAATTGAAGCTGAATATTGATGACACTGAACCTAAAAGCTACTACTTTTGTGAGAACTTGTTGCAATGTATTATAAAGCCGTATCTTGTGAGCACTTTTAGGAATCAAAGATGTGGTTGTGGAAAATTAATGAACAGGGTGGTGAGATCTTTAGACATATTGAGTTCAGAAAATGGCTTTGTGAAGGAATCTGCTTCTTTTTTAGTTTCTGATGATCTTCATATAATGCCTAATGTTTTTGGAGCAAGTGCAAATCTGTTTCTTAAGCTTGCGATTGAAGACATGGAGACTCTTAGGAACAAATTGTGGATAGGAGGTATGTCTATTTTTAACttggtttttatattttttcattctttGTTTTCATTGGTTCGTTCATTTTTTATTGTAGGTCTTGGATTTTTGAAGGTTCTTCATGTGCTTCTTGTACATGGCAATTGGCGGTGTAGTGAAAGAGAATAGGAACAGGGAGCGGTGTGCGGTGGTAAAGGGGCAGAGAGAGAAGATAACCACAGTAATTAATCAAAGGAGAAAACAAACTTTATTAAACTTGAATTCACCAATTACAAGAGAAAAAGGTTATATGCTAAATATACCCTGAAGATGCAATCGGGATGCAATTGGGCTTGGCCCatacaaaacagaaaaaatggTCCAGAAAGATAAAACCCCCCCTCAAGCTAGTGGGTGAATGTTCTGTACACTAAGCTTGCTAAGAAGCCTATGAAAAACTTCACTGTGTAGCGGTTTTGTGAGAAGATCTGTAGGCTGGTTTTCGGTGCTTATAAGGAGTAAGTGAAATAAACCTTGTTGCAGTTTCTCCCTTACCACATGACAATCGATATCAAGATGTTTAGTCCTTTCATGAAAACTGCTGTTATGTGCAATGTGCCTCGCAGATTGGCTATCACAGTAGAGGCTTGCTGTTTTGTTGGTATTGATATCCAGGTCTTCAAGCAAATATTTgagccattgaatttcacagCATGTGGATGCAAGTGCTCGATATTCAGCTTCAGAGGAAGACCTTGATATAGTGCTCTGCTTCTTTGTTTTCCATGATACAAGAGATTCTCCAAAAAAGATGCAGTATCCAGTAGTTGACCATCGAGTAGAAACACAAGAGGCCCAGTCAGAATCACTAAAGGCTTGAATTTGAATGTTTGTGTCTCTAAGATAGAATATACCTTGTGCTGGTGATGATTTCACGTATCTTAGAATTCTCTGAGCAGCTTGATGATGTAGCTTTGTTGGTGCTTGAACAAATTGACTGAGGAACTGAACAGAGAAACTGATGTCTGGTCTAGTGTGCACCAAATAAAGTAACCTTCCGATAATTCTTCGATATGCGGTAATGTCATGCACAGGGTGGTTCTGTTCGAAAAGCTTCTCATTCTTTTTAACCATAGGAGTTGTTGCTGGCTTAGCATTtagcatacctgcatctgccaAAATCTCAAGAGCTTACTTCCTTTGACATATATGGATACCTTTCTTAGTTCTAGCTACTTCTAATCCTAAGAAGAATTTAAGATTACCGAGGTCTTTGATTTCAAAGGCAACATttaaagaacttttcactttaTTGATCTCATTCATATTATTTCCAAcaataagaatatcatcaacatatatgaGGAGAGCCATAAAGGaggtttcagtttttttttataaacatagAACTATCAGCTTTTGAATGAACAAAATTAATGGTAAGAAGAAAGGAAGTGAGTTTATCGTACCATTGTTTGCTAGCTTGTTTCAAGCCATATAAAGCCTTGGTTAGCCGAGTAACCTGATGAGATTTTTTAGTGATGACTCCAGGAGGTAAttccatgtatacttcttctTGTAGATCACCGTGTAAGAAAGCATTGTTTACGTCCAGCTGTTCTAGATGCCAATCCTTGATAGATGCAATAGTTAGAATACTTCGTATGGTAGTAAGTCTAGCTACATGTGAGTATGTTTCCATATAATCAATACCTTCACGCTGCGTATATCCTTTcgctacaagcctagccttgtaTCTCTCGATGTCTCCATTAGCTCTTCGTTTGATTTTGTATACCCATTTGCAACCAATGGGCATTTTGTTGGGAGGAAGATCCATATCCCAGGTCTTGTTGACTTCTAGTGCCTTAATTTCCATCTCCATAGCTTTCACCCATTCAGGGAATTCTTTAGCTTCTTCATAGCATCGTGGCTCAGTTTGTGTTGAAACAGACAAAGTATACTTTAGTTGTCTTTCTGACAATTTTCTATAAGAAATAACAGAACTGAGTGGATAGAGTACCTTATCATTGTTTCTGAGAGTCTTGTTACATGGTGTTTCCATGATTTGATGATGATAATCTTCTAGATATGCAGgtgtttttctttctcttgtAGATCGTCTCAGAATTTCATGTTCAGCTTGTTCTTGGCTTTGTCTTTGTTCTTCTTGTTCTGTTAAGTTTTTCTCAATTCCAATCTGCTCAGGATCAT comes from the Phaseolus vulgaris cultivar G19833 chromosome 8, P. vulgaris v2.0, whole genome shotgun sequence genome and includes:
- the LOC137826380 gene encoding uncharacterized protein isoform X2, coding for MAATKAPSNEQVYKVPLKVLVDRSENKVVFAEASKDFVDVLLSFLALPLGTIARLVAKESNIPPVKLGSLSSLYESVSNLEEEHLWTPTCKEMLLHPRSSMESYYQHLKLNIDDTDPTNYFLCENLDCSRKPSGSLLSIFNNQRCSCGKLMNRIVSPENNTLENGFVKETATFIICDDLSVLPNILVTSLNLLQKLGIKDMDAIEEQTVDISKREVVDLLKLSMISKSPLTDFIFEKKPRVDDFNPINESWFERGEESSDEGRRIVVRALVRKSNKKIMFTGAEEDFADFLFSFLTLPLGGVLHMLEGNSSLGCIDKLHKSISELSPDRYLRSQRLKEELANPKCATQFTISGQILPIGEVSLPVYYCNTFFDGVRHTFALSTSTRTPYYDYDKNVRLEILDGKSSIGDFWIGKGFAKGPSTFMVTDDLVVTPMSSISAVSYLNRSQVPLSDLEERVISVGVKEGLAILKASLTSTSALSNALQQFTKINELENLSTISIL
- the LOC137824588 gene encoding uncharacterized protein; this encodes MVGNATPSGDQDHTVSLNVLVHKEKNKVVFAEAGKDFVDFLLSFLTLPLGTIARLVAQESNVQPLKVGSLSTLYESVSHLKENFLWIQRCKEMLLQPRNSMEDYCQKLKLNIDDTEPKSYYFCENLLQCIIKPYLVSTFRNQRCGCGKLMNRVVRSLDILSSENGFVKESASFLVSDDLHIMPNVFGASANLFLKLAIEDMETLRNKLWIGGLGFLKVLHVLLVHGNWRCSERE
- the LOC137826380 gene encoding uncharacterized protein isoform X1, with amino-acid sequence MAATKAPSNEQVYKVPLKVLVDRSENKVVFAEASKDFVDVLLSFLALPLGTIARLVAKESNIPPVKLGSLSSLYESVSNLEEEHLWTPTCKEMLLHPRSSMESYYQHLKLNIDDTDPTNYFLCENLDCSRKPSGSLLSIFNNQRCSCGKLMNRIVSPENNTLENGFVKETATFIICDDLSVLPNILVTSLNLLQKLGIKDMDAIEEQTVDISKREVVDLLKLSMISKSPLTDFIFEKKPRVDDFNPINESWFERGEESSDEGRRIVVRALVRKSNKKIMFTGAEEDFADFLFSFLTLPLGGVLHMLEGNSSLGCIDKLHKSISELSPDRYLRSQRLKEELANPKCATQFTISGQILPIGEVSLPVYYCNTFFDGVRHTFALSTSTRTPYYDYDKNVRLEILDGKSSIGDFWIGKGFAKGPSTFMVTDDLVVTPMSSISAVSYLNRSQVPLSDLEERVISVGVKEGLAILKASLTSTSALSNALQQFTKINELENLSTISIFF